A genome region from Rubidibacter lacunae KORDI 51-2 includes the following:
- a CDS encoding albusnodin/ikarugamycin family macrolactam cyclase — translation MKRWFCGSVKGNEENNNLELLEPLKGKSIWTGLSSFWLCGSWQEQQYISLTEGSVKVVFVGTCLSSRENLVRKLKAAKQLRNYSLLMQLPGNYNLIVQSGEDTYIFVDAMGVRLIFYASWNSSIIYSSISLSLQKLIKAEVDLQWLATSLAGISTLSLSKIRSPFKNIKLIPPGNYLHITPTNSKLKKYWVTISGYKPFAESANALQECLLKSVEGRASLYGNASSDLSGGFDSTTIAMIAAKMLNKKGKKFYTVTEKTHSAIRSSDIRYAEDAANLYPNIEALMLCKENIPLEYGSLNLIPFTDFPNPALAYCMGGLDYVMKAIRSINSQVHMSGEGGDAVLMSVGYSYLIDLMRKASFSRFFLHLAGWCRVHSLSLLGLLSLVVKRSILSYPNWLQKVKRLEFSDLKLNQRSKSFRMAWDILPTIASWHSDQLGEQVIAELQDLTEIAVPFSGSMGEHLTISLIQLNAISARTIQQVADLYDVNLEYPYFDRLVVEACLSARPYERTSPISYKPLLVEAFKDILPPSIYVRNTKGEYVADEFIGFKANLNGINSSLENSQLVRLGLVDASKLRAAMQNFVMGLGDELALFSPTLATEAWLRCLNESRHEFWNFRNSR, via the coding sequence ATGAAACGTTGGTTCTGTGGCTCAGTAAAAGGAAATGAAGAAAATAACAATTTAGAATTACTTGAACCTCTTAAAGGCAAAAGTATTTGGACGGGTTTAAGTTCGTTTTGGCTTTGCGGAAGCTGGCAAGAGCAACAATATATTAGTCTTACGGAAGGGTCTGTAAAAGTAGTATTTGTTGGAACCTGTCTATCATCCCGTGAGAACCTTGTCAGGAAGTTAAAAGCTGCTAAACAGTTGAGAAATTATAGCTTATTAATGCAGTTACCGGGTAACTATAATTTGATCGTTCAATCAGGTGAAGATACTTACATTTTCGTTGATGCTATGGGAGTCCGGCTAATATTCTATGCCTCTTGGAATTCTTCGATTATCTATTCCTCTATTTCGCTTTCATTGCAAAAACTAATCAAGGCGGAAGTCGATCTTCAATGGTTAGCCACTTCTCTAGCTGGAATATCTACTTTGAGCTTGTCTAAAATTCGCTCTCCGTTTAAGAATATTAAATTAATTCCTCCAGGTAATTATTTACACATAACTCCCACAAATTCGAAACTAAAAAAATATTGGGTTACCATTTCCGGCTACAAACCATTTGCAGAATCTGCAAATGCACTTCAAGAATGCTTATTGAAGTCAGTAGAGGGAAGAGCAAGTCTCTATGGCAATGCAAGTAGCGATTTAAGCGGTGGGTTTGACTCAACAACCATAGCTATGATTGCTGCTAAGATGCTAAACAAAAAAGGCAAAAAATTCTATACAGTTACTGAGAAGACACATAGTGCCATTCGATCATCAGATATAAGATATGCTGAAGACGCAGCTAATCTTTATCCTAATATAGAAGCATTGATGCTTTGCAAGGAAAATATTCCACTTGAATATGGCTCATTGAATTTAATTCCATTTACAGATTTCCCAAATCCTGCTCTTGCATATTGTATGGGCGGGCTAGATTATGTAATGAAGGCAATCAGGTCAATCAATTCTCAAGTACATATGAGTGGGGAGGGAGGCGATGCAGTGCTAATGAGTGTGGGATATAGTTATCTCATCGATCTTATGAGAAAAGCTAGCTTTTCCCGATTCTTCCTACATCTTGCTGGTTGGTGTCGGGTTCACAGCCTATCATTACTAGGGTTATTATCTCTTGTTGTGAAACGAAGCATTCTTTCTTATCCTAATTGGTTGCAGAAAGTGAAAAGGCTTGAGTTCAGTGACCTGAAATTGAATCAAAGGTCAAAGAGTTTTCGCATGGCATGGGATATACTTCCTACAATTGCGAGTTGGCATTCAGATCAGTTGGGAGAGCAAGTTATTGCTGAGCTCCAAGATTTGACAGAAATTGCAGTCCCTTTTTCAGGATCTATGGGAGAGCATTTAACAATTTCATTGATCCAGCTAAATGCTATTTCAGCTCGTACTATTCAACAGGTAGCCGATTTGTATGATGTAAATTTGGAATATCCTTATTTCGATCGATTAGTAGTTGAGGCGTGTCTATCAGCCAGACCATACGAGCGAACAAGTCCTATTTCATACAAACCCCTTCTGGTCGAAGCTTTCAAAGATATACTTCCTCCCAGTATATATGTAAGAAATACTAAAGGGGAGTATGTCGCCGATGAATTTATTGGATTCAAGGCTAATCTTAATGGTATTAATTCATCCCTCGAAAATTCACAGCTTGTCAGGTTGGGATTAGTGGATGCAAGCAAATTACGAGCAGCGATGCAAAATTTTGTCATGGGTCTAGGCGATGAACTAGCACTTTTTAGTCCAACGCTAGCGACGGAGGCCTGGCTTAGGTGCTTAAATGAATCTCGGCACGAATTCTGGAATTTCAGGAATTCACGGTAA
- a CDS encoding PqqD family protein: protein MNDTRIPSYVSTTYFQDSAIILDSRKNTYYTLNDSAATFWKLLIELNSIVEAIEQVKNLYDLPSDTLVQDMKLFATTLEDLGLIKRV from the coding sequence ATGAATGATACTCGTATTCCGTCATATGTTTCTACAACATATTTTCAAGATAGTGCTATTATCTTAGATAGTAGGAAGAATACATATTATACTTTAAATGATAGTGCTGCAACATTTTGGAAACTGCTAATAGAATTAAATTCTATAGTGGAAGCTATTGAACAAGTCAAGAATTTATACGATCTTCCAAGTGACACTTTAGTCCAAGACATGAAACTTTTTGCCACAACTTTAGAAGATCTAGGTTTGATTAAAAGAGTTTAA
- a CDS encoding lasso peptide biosynthesis B2 protein, translated as MSVELINLSLKPREYLKGLTTIVIAYLAVNLLSLERIGALLRKFKRSSCQELNTCEAEIIWAAIHKSSLYFPGRVACLELSLAFTIYALISKRSSIWCVGVAVDPIRAHAWVEVEQKPFHEKNDLYLYFKKILVV; from the coding sequence ATGTCGGTAGAATTGATAAATTTATCTCTGAAACCTAGAGAATACTTAAAGGGACTTACAACTATTGTTATTGCTTACTTGGCGGTAAACCTCCTAAGTCTAGAAAGAATTGGTGCACTTCTCAGGAAATTCAAGCGATCATCTTGTCAAGAACTAAACACATGTGAAGCGGAAATTATTTGGGCTGCTATACACAAGTCGAGCTTATATTTTCCAGGGAGAGTTGCTTGCCTAGAACTCTCATTGGCTTTTACCATATATGCTTTGATTTCGAAACGCTCCTCAATTTGGTGTGTTGGTGTAGCAGTCGATCCGATACGTGCCCACGCGTGGGTAGAAGTTGAGCAAAAACCTTTTCATGAAAAGAACGATCTTTATCTGTATTTTAAAAAAATACTAGTCGTTTAA
- a CDS encoding ABC transporter ATP-binding protein, whose translation MKLKFFFIKTYNYVRDVSRSLTLLWNAAFCESLFLAVLSILQGIFPAISISISKLVVDEVVLNLTTDVQPKLSIIIILVTSWIGVLMLSLLLNPWTKALQGNLNDKLTAHLSLLLMEKVNSFPDLSCFEDSRFYDELQILQKQLNYQPFNLLNSIVVGGRSCITLLTMLILLLPLGYWIPIILTIAIFPQILVSMQYETQIWSAFFDKGYQSRRMSYITSVLFSDTFAKEIRLFNLGNFFVSQYLTAFQVLHRSIRRLRIRQALWVSGLALLSTIGNGAAFYWIVRKAFRGQISPGSILLFLEALTNLRWSLEEFFGMWLNLHETMLYMQQLFSFLDSEPNMRLSFPGELVKKPLRSGIDFRNVSFFYPDNRLALLNITFTILPGETIAIVGENGAGKTTLIKLLLRMYDPVRGEILVDDINIKELNLDDWRRQVSGVFQDFGRYYLTLSENIALGDPRVAENHEELRIAIRKIGIHPLVERLPEKEHTPLGKQFGGTELSGGEWQKLAIARAIVRRNAQILILDEPTAALDPRSEYETYQHFTELARGKTTILVTHRLASVKLADRILVMKKGHLVEVGTHEELIDRDGEYASLWNMQANQYKA comes from the coding sequence ATGAAGTTAAAATTTTTCTTTATCAAAACTTATAATTATGTAAGAGATGTTAGTAGGTCTTTGACACTTCTGTGGAATGCAGCATTTTGTGAAAGCCTTTTTCTTGCTGTCCTTAGTATTTTGCAAGGAATATTTCCGGCAATTAGTATATCAATTAGTAAGCTTGTCGTTGATGAAGTGGTTCTTAATCTAACGACTGATGTTCAGCCAAAACTTTCAATAATCATAATTCTGGTCACGAGTTGGATCGGGGTTCTAATGCTTTCACTCCTTCTTAATCCTTGGACAAAGGCTCTTCAAGGTAATTTAAATGATAAACTAACGGCGCATCTAAGCTTACTCTTAATGGAGAAAGTTAACAGTTTTCCAGATCTAAGTTGTTTTGAAGATTCAAGATTCTATGATGAGCTCCAGATACTTCAGAAACAGTTAAATTATCAGCCATTTAACCTATTAAATTCTATTGTTGTAGGGGGACGTTCTTGTATTACATTATTAACAATGTTAATTCTGCTTTTACCTCTTGGGTATTGGATCCCAATAATATTAACAATTGCTATTTTCCCTCAAATATTGGTATCCATGCAGTATGAGACACAAATATGGTCTGCTTTTTTTGACAAGGGCTATCAATCTCGCCGCATGTCTTACATTACATCAGTTCTTTTTTCTGATACATTTGCAAAGGAGATAAGGCTTTTCAACCTAGGGAATTTTTTTGTAAGTCAATATTTAACAGCATTTCAAGTTTTACACAGATCGATACGCCGCCTACGTATTCGGCAGGCACTTTGGGTATCTGGGCTAGCCCTATTAAGTACAATTGGCAATGGTGCTGCATTTTACTGGATCGTAAGGAAAGCTTTTAGAGGTCAGATTAGCCCAGGTAGCATTCTTCTTTTTCTAGAAGCATTGACAAATCTGCGATGGAGTCTTGAAGAATTTTTTGGAATGTGGCTAAACTTGCATGAAACGATGCTTTATATGCAACAGCTATTTTCTTTTCTGGATAGTGAACCTAATATGAGACTTTCTTTCCCTGGGGAATTGGTAAAAAAACCATTACGCTCAGGAATAGATTTTAGAAATGTAAGTTTTTTTTACCCAGATAACCGTTTAGCTTTACTCAATATTACTTTCACGATTTTACCAGGTGAAACTATTGCGATTGTTGGGGAAAACGGTGCGGGAAAGACAACTCTAATAAAGTTGCTATTAAGGATGTACGATCCCGTACGGGGAGAAATATTAGTTGATGACATCAATATTAAAGAGCTAAATCTTGACGATTGGAGAAGGCAGGTTTCTGGTGTTTTTCAAGACTTTGGTCGTTATTATCTTACTTTAAGTGAAAATATTGCCCTTGGAGATCCGAGAGTCGCTGAGAATCACGAGGAACTAAGAATTGCGATTCGAAAAATAGGAATCCATCCTTTGGTTGAGCGACTTCCTGAAAAGGAGCACACTCCTTTGGGTAAGCAGTTTGGCGGCACTGAGCTTTCCGGTGGAGAATGGCAAAAGCTGGCTATAGCCAGAGCCATTGTCCGTAGAAATGCCCAGATACTTATCCTTGATGAACCTACTGCTGCGCTCGATCCTCGAAGTGAATATGAAACTTACCAGCATTTCACTGAGTTAGCTCGTGGAAAAACCACTATCCTAGTGACTCATCGTCTTGCTTCTGTAAAATTGGCGGATCGTATTCTGGTTATGAAAAAAGGACACCTGGTTGAGGTCGGAACTCACGAGGAGTTGATAGATAGAGATGGTGAATATGCTAGTTTATGGAATATGCAAGCTAATCAATATAAAGCATGA
- the cobT gene encoding nicotinate mononucleotide-dependent phosphoribosyltransferase CobT has product MSITIHAQLRAGYRWLERYRNTRPVFVCVLGFTETALVPGISAAGATPDDRRTTAIADAEFLIDGPRLHPKYPLPPLSVGVSPVFIARTVTAGLNWPVYLFSAGLPQQPTVRAIPLGGCPARCVSTGDALPPAIAQTLFARGWNWGERLARAAADSYIILSECVVGGTTTALAVLAGLGIDAFGKVNSSHPQCNHAQKWELVHTGLARAGLLDDCSTNRSDPLAIASAVGDPMQIAVAGMASAASHRCGVLLAGGTQMLAVFALLQALDRANSQRIAVGTTRWVAEDPTGDTAGLARAIGTVPLLATDLSLAAARHTALRSYERGFVKEGVGAGGCAIAAHLSADWSNAQLLAGIEATVDAYQHTRYQDRPQAITHPL; this is encoded by the coding sequence GTGAGCATTACGATCCACGCTCAACTGCGGGCCGGTTATCGCTGGCTGGAACGCTATCGCAATACGCGTCCCGTCTTTGTCTGCGTACTCGGCTTTACCGAAACGGCCCTTGTGCCAGGTATCTCTGCAGCCGGAGCGACACCCGACGATCGCCGCACCACCGCAATCGCCGACGCAGAATTTCTTATCGACGGTCCGCGACTCCATCCCAAATATCCGCTGCCGCCGCTAAGCGTCGGCGTTTCGCCCGTGTTTATCGCGCGCACCGTCACTGCCGGTCTGAATTGGCCGGTTTATTTATTTTCTGCCGGGTTGCCTCAACAACCCACCGTCCGCGCGATTCCACTCGGCGGCTGCCCGGCCCGCTGTGTCTCGACAGGAGATGCCTTGCCCCCGGCGATCGCGCAAACCCTATTCGCCCGCGGCTGGAATTGGGGCGAGCGGCTGGCTCGTGCTGCTGCCGACAGCTACATCATCTTGAGCGAATGCGTCGTCGGCGGCACCACCACAGCCCTTGCCGTACTTGCCGGACTCGGTATCGATGCCTTTGGCAAAGTCAATAGCAGTCACCCACAGTGCAACCACGCGCAGAAGTGGGAGCTCGTCCACACCGGGCTCGCGCGTGCCGGTCTGCTTGACGATTGCTCCACTAACCGCTCCGACCCGCTAGCGATTGCTTCGGCTGTAGGCGACCCGATGCAAATTGCCGTAGCTGGCATGGCATCCGCTGCAAGTCACCGCTGTGGCGTTCTGCTAGCTGGTGGTACGCAAATGCTGGCCGTCTTCGCGCTGCTGCAGGCGCTCGATCGGGCAAACTCTCAGCGCATTGCCGTTGGCACTACGCGCTGGGTGGCAGAAGACCCTACAGGCGATACTGCCGGGTTGGCGCGCGCGATCGGGACTGTGCCGCTGCTAGCAACCGATTTGAGTTTGGCTGCCGCGCGGCACACAGCGCTACGTTCATACGAGCGCGGTTTTGTCAAAGAAGGTGTCGGTGCAGGGGGTTGCGCGATCGCTGCTCATCTCAGCGCTGACTGGAGTAACGCACAGTTGCTGGCTGGAATTGAGGCGACCGTCGATGCCTATCAACACACACGCTATCAAGATCGCCCCCAAGCGATAACGCACCCGCTCTAG
- a CDS encoding nitrate reductase associated protein: protein MPPANNDATFFHFESDFVGSLRCIPMQVRYKLDTCGVKLKLQHWNQFDARERQTFVELPCTTPEDTAAYRDRLQNAVATYTGTPAKEVDIDPHPPWLQADVVPPLVRKKARDFNADVAPEQWVGLTPLQRFALIKLSRPSHENKNFYLALQEFGLAAGDLATDNATGDRLSPTESDGIC, encoded by the coding sequence ATGCCGCCGGCCAATAACGATGCAACGTTTTTCCACTTCGAGTCCGATTTTGTCGGGTCCCTTCGCTGTATTCCCATGCAGGTTCGCTATAAGCTCGATACCTGCGGCGTCAAGCTAAAGCTTCAACACTGGAATCAATTCGACGCACGCGAACGGCAAACTTTCGTCGAGCTGCCCTGTACGACGCCGGAGGACACTGCAGCCTATCGCGATCGCCTCCAGAATGCCGTTGCAACTTACACGGGAACCCCGGCGAAGGAAGTAGACATCGACCCCCATCCACCATGGCTGCAAGCCGATGTGGTGCCACCGCTCGTGCGAAAAAAAGCCCGCGACTTTAATGCCGATGTTGCACCTGAGCAGTGGGTGGGTCTAACGCCGCTGCAACGCTTTGCCTTGATCAAACTCAGCCGCCCCAGTCACGAGAACAAGAACTTCTATCTGGCACTGCAGGAATTCGGCTTGGCGGCAGGCGACCTGGCAACCGACAACGCGACCGGGGATCGCCTCAGCCCAACCGAATCCGACGGAATTTGCTAG
- the hemC gene encoding hydroxymethylbilane synthase, translated as MTAVSTSARPVRIGTRKSNLAMVQTEWVQACLQEHFPNRTFAIEAMSTQGDKILDVALSKIGDKGLFTKELELGLLDRQVDLAVHSLKDLPTHLPEGLTLGCITERVEPADALVFHPKFADRQLAALPEGTVVGTSSLRRLAQLRHHYPHLVFKDIRGNLNTRLAKLDAGEYDALVLAAAGLQRLGMPDRIHQLLPSEISLHAVGQGALGIECREGDTEILELLKALEDEHTRDRCLAERALLRELEGGCQVPIGVNSSIEDETLTLVGMVASLDGQQLIRDTLSGSVADADTIGRTLAQKLREQGAQAILDAIVAEARS; from the coding sequence ATGACTGCCGTTTCCACTTCCGCGCGTCCCGTCCGCATCGGCACCCGCAAAAGCAACCTGGCAATGGTGCAAACCGAATGGGTGCAAGCGTGCCTGCAAGAACACTTTCCCAATCGCACCTTCGCAATCGAAGCGATGAGCACCCAGGGCGACAAAATCCTTGATGTTGCCCTTTCCAAAATTGGCGACAAGGGACTGTTCACTAAAGAGCTCGAACTCGGGCTGCTGGATCGGCAGGTAGATTTGGCGGTGCACTCCCTCAAGGATCTGCCCACGCACCTACCGGAGGGATTGACCCTCGGCTGCATTACCGAGCGCGTGGAGCCCGCCGATGCGCTGGTGTTCCATCCCAAGTTCGCCGATCGCCAACTAGCCGCTTTGCCTGAAGGAACGGTAGTGGGCACGTCGTCGCTGCGCCGCCTCGCCCAACTACGTCACCACTATCCGCATCTGGTCTTCAAAGACATTCGCGGTAACCTCAACACGCGCCTCGCCAAACTGGATGCGGGTGAGTACGACGCACTGGTCCTGGCAGCAGCCGGACTGCAGCGACTGGGCATGCCCGATCGCATCCACCAACTGCTGCCGTCAGAGATTTCGCTGCACGCAGTCGGTCAGGGGGCGCTCGGTATCGAGTGCCGGGAGGGCGACACGGAGATTCTGGAGCTCCTGAAAGCACTTGAAGATGAACACACCCGCGATCGCTGCTTGGCCGAGCGGGCATTGCTGCGCGAACTCGAAGGCGGTTGCCAAGTGCCGATCGGCGTTAACTCTAGTATTGAAGACGAGACACTGACCTTGGTAGGGATGGTGGCCAGCCTCGACGGACAGCAGCTGATCCGCGATACGTTAAGCGGCAGCGTTGCTGATGCCGACACGATCGGGCGTACCTTGGCTCAGAAACTGCGCGAGCAAGGAGCGCAAGCAATCCTCGACGCGATCGTGGCTGAAGCGCGCAGCTGA
- a CDS encoding ATP-binding protein: MIAVSLRPTRCNWGTLSFASTLYLCPILDLLLAKVPEEDRPEVRLGLQEALVNAAKHGNNLDPTKTIVVHYSYEERQYTWVISDNGSGFDPQRTCEYPEDLLPSEFLDRGRGTCILHKVFDRVHWNCEGTQLVLSRYITKPRWFPFWSS, translated from the coding sequence GTGATTGCTGTATCGTTGCGTCCGACACGTTGCAACTGGGGTACTTTGAGTTTCGCATCTACGCTTTACCTTTGCCCGATTTTAGATTTGTTACTTGCAAAGGTGCCTGAAGAGGATCGTCCTGAGGTTCGTTTAGGGCTTCAGGAGGCACTGGTTAATGCGGCCAAACACGGCAACAATCTCGATCCGACGAAAACAATTGTTGTGCACTATTCATACGAAGAGCGCCAATACACGTGGGTGATTTCTGACAACGGGTCTGGTTTCGATCCGCAGCGTACCTGCGAATATCCTGAAGATCTTTTGCCATCAGAGTTTTTAGATAGAGGTCGCGGAACATGCATTTTGCATAAGGTCTTTGACCGAGTGCACTGGAACTGCGAAGGTACCCAGCTTGTACTGAGCCGCTATATCACAAAGCCGAGATGGTTTCCGTTCTGGAGCTCATAA
- the rlmD gene encoding 23S rRNA (uracil(1939)-C(5))-methyltransferase RlmD gives MTHSPVSSIPWQQGSIVEIDITDLCDRGDGVGRWGDRVVFVPDTVPGDRACVRLVRVKPQYADAKLRELLEASPHRIRPRCIVADKCGGCQWQHVSDDFQRQAKVDRIRQALERIGGFQAPEIGPILTGDPLGYRNKVTYPLGRSQTGSVQAGYYRRGTHTLVNLNRCPVQDPHLDSLLADVKRDIEARGWSIYNQTRRTGRLRHLSLRVGRRTGELLLTLVSATTDLPDIEAQGARWLERYPQLVGVCLNHNPEPGNNIFGSSTRCIVGRDAIFETFAGLDLQLTADTFFQVNTEVAEHLCDVVSERLELTGNELLIDAYCGIGTFTLPLARHVRQAIGIESQAAAVTQAEHNAARNAIANVTFYVGNVRDWLPKLLASSASTCPDAILLDPPRKGCDRAVLDALLELNPSQIAYVSCKPATLARDLNALCATSRYHLRYVQPADFFPQTTHVEAVAFLRREGSSLA, from the coding sequence GTGACGCATTCCCCAGTTTCCTCCATCCCTTGGCAGCAGGGCAGCATTGTCGAAATCGATATCACCGATCTCTGCGACCGCGGCGATGGTGTCGGGCGTTGGGGCGATCGTGTCGTCTTCGTTCCGGACACGGTTCCCGGCGATCGCGCCTGCGTTCGCTTGGTACGTGTCAAGCCTCAGTATGCCGATGCCAAACTGCGCGAACTGCTCGAGGCATCACCGCACCGCATCCGCCCGCGCTGCATTGTTGCCGACAAGTGCGGCGGCTGTCAGTGGCAACACGTCTCTGACGACTTCCAGCGTCAAGCCAAAGTCGATCGCATCCGGCAAGCCTTGGAGCGCATCGGCGGTTTCCAGGCTCCCGAGATCGGACCTATTCTGACGGGCGACCCGCTCGGCTATCGCAACAAAGTCACGTATCCACTGGGGCGTTCGCAAACCGGGTCGGTCCAAGCTGGTTATTACCGGCGGGGTACCCATACGCTCGTCAATCTCAATCGCTGTCCGGTTCAAGATCCGCACCTCGATTCCCTACTCGCCGACGTCAAACGCGACATTGAAGCTCGCGGCTGGTCGATTTATAACCAAACGCGCCGCACCGGCCGCCTGCGTCACTTGAGTCTGCGCGTCGGACGGCGCACGGGCGAGCTATTACTGACCCTAGTTAGCGCGACGACCGACCTGCCCGACATCGAAGCACAAGGGGCACGGTGGTTGGAGCGTTACCCACAGCTTGTCGGCGTTTGCCTCAACCACAATCCAGAACCGGGTAATAACATTTTTGGCTCGAGCACCCGCTGCATTGTCGGTCGCGACGCGATCTTTGAAACCTTTGCCGGTCTGGACTTACAGCTGACAGCAGACACGTTTTTCCAAGTAAATACCGAAGTTGCCGAACATCTGTGCGACGTCGTAAGCGAGCGTCTCGAGTTAACCGGGAACGAACTCCTGATCGATGCCTACTGCGGTATTGGGACTTTCACACTGCCATTAGCCCGTCACGTCCGGCAGGCGATCGGTATCGAAAGTCAGGCAGCTGCTGTGACCCAAGCCGAGCACAACGCTGCCCGCAACGCGATCGCGAACGTTACCTTTTATGTCGGAAACGTTCGCGACTGGCTGCCCAAGCTGCTTGCAAGCAGTGCGAGTACGTGCCCGGATGCAATCCTACTCGACCCACCGCGCAAAGGGTGCGATCGCGCCGTCCTCGACGCGCTGCTGGAGCTAAATCCATCACAGATTGCCTACGTAAGCTGCAAACCAGCCACTCTAGCCCGCGATTTAAATGCCCTCTGTGCGACCAGTCGATATCACTTGCGGTACGTTCAGCCAGCAGACTTCTTCCCCCAGACAACTCATGTGGAGGCCGTTGCCTTCCTCAGACGGGAGGGATCTTCTCTAGCCTAG
- the apcD gene encoding allophycocyanin subunit alpha-B: MSVVSQVILKADDELRYPSSGELQGIQSFLASGEQRIRIAETLAENEDKIVGQASKQLWRLHPEYIAAGGNAAGQRERSLCLRDYGWYLRLITYGVLAGDKDPIERIGLIGVREMYNALNVPVSGMADSIRCLKEASLGLLSNEDALEAAPYFDFIIQAMS, from the coding sequence ATGAGCGTAGTTAGCCAAGTCATCCTCAAAGCAGACGACGAACTCCGCTACCCCAGTAGCGGCGAACTCCAGGGTATCCAGTCGTTTCTCGCCTCGGGCGAGCAGCGCATTCGCATTGCCGAAACCCTTGCCGAAAACGAAGACAAAATCGTGGGTCAGGCCAGCAAGCAGTTGTGGCGCCTGCACCCAGAATATATCGCGGCTGGCGGCAACGCTGCCGGTCAGCGCGAGCGGTCCCTCTGCTTGCGCGATTACGGTTGGTACTTGCGCTTGATCACCTATGGCGTCCTCGCGGGCGATAAAGATCCCATCGAGCGGATCGGTTTGATCGGCGTGCGCGAGATGTACAACGCACTAAACGTGCCGGTGAGCGGCATGGCCGACTCCATCCGCTGTTTGAAGGAAGCTTCCCTCGGGTTGCTCTCCAACGAAGATGCGCTGGAAGCGGCTCCTTACTTCGACTTCATTATCCAGGCTATGTCTTAG
- a CDS encoding M15 family metallopeptidase — protein MPESIAIRECGESLVPIPADRFALTQPHAYGSLGAPYGNRSPYCIRTGVLKRLIAAQSYLQQDAPGWTLQIFDAYRPIAVQRFMVDHAFAELARAQGRDPDALRADPESAAAIAIWQQVFEFWAPPSSNPATPPPHSTGAALDVTLLDATGAPAAMGSPIDECSPRSYPDHFRDCPELPYHAHRQLLAGAMRAAGFVRHPREWWHFSWGDRLWAQLSGTAIAHYGSI, from the coding sequence CTGCCGGAGTCCATCGCGATTCGGGAGTGCGGCGAGTCGCTCGTGCCGATTCCGGCTGATAGGTTTGCGCTAACGCAACCACATGCTTACGGAAGTCTGGGCGCACCCTATGGCAATCGGTCGCCATACTGCATTCGGACCGGCGTGCTGAAGCGCTTGATTGCAGCCCAATCATACCTACAGCAGGACGCGCCGGGTTGGACACTGCAAATTTTCGATGCTTATCGACCGATCGCCGTGCAGCGGTTCATGGTAGACCACGCGTTTGCGGAACTAGCACGGGCACAAGGTAGAGATCCCGATGCCCTGCGGGCGGACCCGGAGAGCGCTGCCGCGATCGCTATCTGGCAGCAAGTGTTTGAGTTTTGGGCGCCGCCTAGCTCGAACCCGGCGACGCCACCTCCCCACAGTACGGGAGCGGCGCTGGACGTCACGTTACTAGATGCAACGGGCGCGCCAGCCGCCATGGGGTCGCCGATTGACGAATGTTCGCCGCGTTCGTATCCGGACCACTTTCGCGATTGCCCGGAGTTGCCCTATCACGCCCACCGGCAATTACTGGCAGGGGCAATGCGAGCAGCCGGGTTCGTGCGGCACCCGCGAGAATGGTGGCACTTTTCTTGGGGCGATCGCCTGTGGGCGCAATTATCCGGCACAGCGATCGCGCATTACGGATCGATTTGA